From a single Polyangiaceae bacterium genomic region:
- a CDS encoding response regulator: MMVAQETPNHDRGGNPRADFVASLGRRLAVLRAGLREVEAEPRSAARRDMLLRRVHALGAAAGVLGFDEVQAALVSAEDVLRRSGSHGEVSTGDIAEVARAFELVPSLVWGAKLGSESGPEPETPDHAWPLCVLVVGAPSLGEGLSAREEGIAIEHEHAEDPSQAVDIARSIAPDVVVVDADKASSAEAVDELLDDPLIEPFALVVVGSFEKPEAASAFVAKGAARVLPKPVSPDTLRQNVASVGRRSSDALPPREPIGDVTVDELAGRIAAEVRRGLVEAQEAQSRGLSVPFGEGVDVLAAVWGAVARVREIATMRSSGGVRFDASGPEGAIPLAPWTGGERRAGERGTSSRRDDSVSLEGRRVVVVDDDPSVVWFLAGLLRDAGVEVIEAHDGERALEKISGAWPDVVISDVLMPKMDGFSLCRELKRDIAVRDVPVILLSWKEDLLQRVRELGANADGYLRKEATGATVLARVREVLRPRARVESRLDAGGGVRGRLDGLTPRLILELACAKKQNCRVSVRDAVFLYEVEIRDGQPVQATRTASDGNFERGARVIAGLLGVSAGRFVITPNKAPSRDDFKSSLSELLAGPIRRARAAQRLLSGSALMSVEKVDIDEAAVAAYVASTPDPAHSLTQRLIAGESPRDIVLSGDASAEMLELVLADVARHGGVRGVVRDGEPLDLDARPSVIPSGQSEVDVSDAESEPPQFTFALSPEPPQTSARLPLSRQLTPHVASEAQLEVAGFKEESGTFPGVGPAAPVAETEPTRSPPAPTMRAQSPLPVKAVPRPKQESVDEAWGTEADLEEPPASEASWQPERVEIAPDEADEAVIAASDAASEAPEPEAAEEPESDDADEDSALEDSDEDDADEDSDEDDAVEDSADEDDEREEIAALPTMKRIEFPRDLPKAALPPTKDIQAPGSKAKDLLPPTKKIQADDASLPPAKDIPVGDALPPTKKIHADEERPAKKIPADEELPATKSIGFPADTRAETPEPEPIAEERAPRSAKKKKSDGGVLGIARVVLVMGAAGALSFGAVSWLRSMAGNEEKQPAAASSAALPTAAPTASGVAPSGTAASKPKAADSEAKIEDLPLPPGVPLADGKGLLEIDISGKDAIYVDGTFVGRGPLRRVPLDPGKHDVKLRQPGEERTFQVDVKKASRTRLSLEGEK; this comes from the coding sequence ATGATGGTGGCCCAGGAAACGCCGAACCACGACCGGGGTGGCAATCCGCGCGCGGACTTCGTGGCGAGCCTCGGGCGTCGCCTCGCGGTGCTGCGGGCGGGGCTCAGGGAAGTGGAAGCAGAACCGAGATCGGCAGCTCGCCGCGACATGCTGCTGCGCCGCGTGCACGCGCTGGGCGCGGCGGCGGGGGTGCTCGGGTTCGACGAGGTGCAGGCGGCGCTGGTGAGCGCGGAAGACGTGCTGCGCCGCAGTGGCAGCCATGGCGAAGTGAGCACCGGCGACATCGCCGAGGTGGCCCGCGCTTTCGAGCTGGTGCCGTCCTTGGTGTGGGGCGCGAAGCTCGGAAGCGAGAGCGGGCCCGAGCCGGAGACGCCGGATCACGCCTGGCCGTTGTGCGTGTTGGTGGTGGGCGCGCCGTCCCTCGGCGAGGGGCTTTCGGCGCGCGAAGAGGGCATCGCCATCGAGCACGAGCACGCCGAGGATCCCTCACAGGCGGTCGACATCGCCCGGTCCATCGCCCCCGACGTGGTGGTGGTGGACGCCGACAAGGCGAGCTCCGCCGAAGCCGTGGACGAGCTCCTCGACGACCCGCTGATCGAGCCCTTTGCCTTGGTGGTGGTGGGCAGCTTCGAGAAGCCGGAAGCCGCCAGCGCCTTCGTGGCCAAGGGAGCCGCGCGGGTGTTGCCGAAACCCGTGAGCCCGGACACCTTGCGGCAGAACGTGGCCAGCGTGGGGCGGCGCAGCAGTGACGCCTTGCCGCCCCGGGAGCCCATTGGCGACGTGACGGTGGACGAGCTCGCCGGGCGCATCGCCGCCGAGGTGCGACGTGGTCTGGTGGAGGCGCAGGAAGCCCAGAGCCGAGGGCTGAGCGTGCCCTTCGGCGAGGGCGTGGACGTGCTGGCGGCCGTGTGGGGCGCCGTAGCGCGGGTGCGCGAGATCGCGACCATGCGCTCCAGCGGTGGCGTGCGCTTCGACGCATCGGGGCCCGAGGGTGCGATTCCGTTGGCACCGTGGACCGGGGGCGAGCGCCGTGCGGGTGAGCGCGGTACCAGCTCACGCCGCGACGATAGCGTGTCCCTCGAGGGGCGCCGGGTCGTGGTGGTGGACGACGATCCCTCCGTGGTCTGGTTCTTGGCCGGGCTGTTGCGGGACGCCGGGGTCGAGGTGATCGAGGCGCACGATGGCGAGCGGGCGTTGGAGAAGATCTCCGGCGCGTGGCCCGACGTCGTGATCAGCGACGTGCTGATGCCGAAGATGGACGGCTTCTCGCTGTGCCGCGAGCTCAAGCGCGACATCGCGGTACGGGACGTGCCGGTCATCTTGCTGTCGTGGAAGGAAGATCTGCTGCAGCGCGTGCGCGAGCTGGGGGCGAACGCCGACGGCTATCTGCGCAAGGAGGCGACGGGGGCGACGGTGTTGGCGCGGGTCCGGGAAGTGCTGCGGCCGCGGGCGCGGGTGGAATCGCGGCTCGACGCCGGGGGCGGCGTGCGAGGGCGGCTGGACGGCCTCACGCCGCGGCTGATCCTCGAGCTGGCCTGCGCCAAGAAGCAGAACTGCCGCGTGTCCGTGCGCGACGCCGTGTTCCTGTACGAAGTGGAGATCCGCGACGGTCAGCCGGTGCAAGCGACGCGGACGGCGAGTGACGGCAATTTCGAGCGCGGCGCGCGGGTCATTGCCGGGCTACTGGGGGTGAGTGCCGGGCGCTTCGTGATCACGCCGAACAAGGCGCCCAGCCGCGACGACTTCAAGAGCAGCCTCTCGGAGCTCCTGGCCGGGCCGATTCGGCGCGCCCGCGCGGCGCAGCGTTTGCTGAGCGGTAGTGCGCTGATGAGCGTGGAGAAGGTGGACATCGACGAAGCCGCCGTGGCGGCCTACGTGGCGTCCACGCCGGACCCCGCCCACAGCCTGACCCAACGTTTGATCGCGGGAGAGTCGCCGCGGGACATCGTGCTGTCGGGGGACGCCTCGGCGGAGATGTTGGAGCTAGTGCTGGCGGACGTCGCGCGCCATGGTGGTGTGCGCGGCGTGGTGCGCGATGGCGAACCGCTGGACCTCGACGCCCGGCCGTCGGTGATACCGAGCGGACAGTCGGAAGTGGACGTGAGCGATGCGGAGAGCGAACCGCCGCAGTTCACCTTCGCCCTGTCGCCGGAGCCGCCGCAGACGTCGGCGCGACTGCCCTTGAGTCGACAGCTCACGCCCCACGTGGCGAGCGAAGCGCAGCTCGAAGTCGCAGGGTTCAAGGAGGAATCCGGGACGTTCCCCGGGGTGGGGCCGGCCGCGCCGGTGGCCGAGACCGAGCCGACGCGCAGTCCGCCGGCCCCCACGATGCGGGCTCAGAGCCCGCTGCCGGTGAAGGCCGTGCCTCGGCCGAAGCAGGAGTCGGTGGACGAAGCGTGGGGCACCGAAGCGGACCTCGAGGAGCCGCCGGCGAGTGAAGCATCGTGGCAGCCGGAGCGGGTGGAGATCGCGCCGGACGAGGCGGACGAGGCCGTGATCGCCGCCAGCGACGCGGCGTCCGAAGCGCCGGAGCCGGAGGCAGCCGAAGAGCCGGAGAGCGACGACGCTGACGAGGACAGCGCGCTCGAAGACAGCGACGAGGACGACGCCGACGAGGACAGCGACGAGGACGACGCCGTCGAAGACAGCGCCGACGAGGACGACGAACGCGAAGAGATCGCCGCGCTCCCCACCATGAAGCGCATCGAGTTCCCGCGCGATCTGCCCAAGGCGGCGCTGCCGCCCACGAAGGACATCCAGGCGCCCGGCAGCAAGGCGAAGGACCTGCTGCCGCCCACCAAGAAGATCCAGGCGGACGACGCGTCGTTGCCGCCCGCGAAGGACATTCCCGTCGGCGACGCCCTGCCGCCCACCAAGAAGATCCACGCGGACGAAGAGCGGCCGGCCAAAAAGATCCCGGCGGACGAAGAGCTGCCCGCCACCAAGAGCATCGGTTTCCCGGCCGACACTCGGGCCGAGACACCCGAGCCGGAGCCCATCGCCGAGGAACGCGCGCCGAGGAGCGCAAAGAAGAAGAAGTCCGATGGCGGCGTCCTCGGCATCGCTCGAGTGGTGCTGGTGATGGGCGCTGCGGGTGCGCTTTCGTTCGGTGCCGTGAGCTGGCTGCGATCGATGGCGGGCAACGAAGAGAAGCAGCCCGCCGCGGCGTCCAGCGCGGCGCTGCCCACCGCTGCTCCGACGGCGAGCGGTGTCGCGCCGAGTGGTACCGCGGCGAGCAAACCCAAGGCAGCCGATTCGGAAGCGAAGATCGAGGATCTGCCGCTGCCTCCCGGCGTGCCCCTGGCCGACGGCAAGGGGCTGCTCGAGATCGACATCAGCGGCAAAGACGCGATCTACGTGGACGGCACCTTCGTGGGACGCGGTCCGCTGCGGCGCGTGCCGCTGGATCCCGGGAAGCACGACGTGAAGCTGCGTCAGCCCGGCGAAGAGCGGACCTTTCAGGTGGACGTGAAGAAGGCGTCCCGCACGCGGCTTTCCCTCGAGGGGGAAAAGTAG
- a CDS encoding isocitrate/isopropylmalate dehydrogenase family protein produces the protein MAAKKKIAIIGGDGIGPEVTREASALLDWYANDRGLPIELWHLDLSADRFLRDGTTFPKEMRIAIQRECSAVFLGALGDPRVPNMEHARDILFGMRFGFDLYANIRPVKALSDRLVPLKGRGKNDVNFVVFRENTEGIYAGMGGQLKRGTPDEVAINEDINTRKGVERIIRAAFEFAKKNDRRKVCMADKSNAMRHAHELWLRVFDEVRREYPEISASHVYIDALCLYVIQDPSQFDVIVTNNLFGDIVTDLGAGLQGGLGMAGSANVHPADPTRVALFEPVHGSAPDIAGKNLANPFAALLTVGMLLSHLGWPEEETRIEAAVSAALEANQCTPDVGGELRTGEAGAAVRRLLAEL, from the coding sequence ATGGCGGCAAAGAAGAAGATCGCGATCATCGGCGGTGATGGCATCGGACCCGAGGTCACGCGGGAAGCTTCCGCGCTCCTCGACTGGTACGCGAACGACCGCGGGCTGCCCATCGAGCTGTGGCACCTGGATCTGAGCGCCGATCGCTTCCTGCGCGACGGCACCACGTTTCCCAAGGAGATGCGCATCGCGATTCAGCGCGAGTGCTCCGCCGTGTTCCTCGGCGCGCTGGGGGATCCGCGCGTGCCGAACATGGAGCACGCCCGGGACATCTTGTTCGGCATGCGCTTCGGCTTCGACCTGTACGCCAACATCCGACCCGTGAAGGCGCTGAGCGATCGCCTGGTTCCGCTGAAGGGCCGCGGCAAGAACGACGTGAACTTCGTGGTGTTCCGCGAGAACACGGAAGGCATCTACGCGGGCATGGGTGGGCAGCTCAAGCGTGGCACCCCGGACGAGGTCGCCATCAACGAGGACATCAACACCCGCAAGGGCGTGGAACGCATCATTCGAGCGGCCTTCGAGTTCGCCAAGAAGAACGATCGCCGCAAGGTGTGCATGGCGGACAAGTCCAACGCCATGCGCCACGCCCACGAGCTGTGGCTGCGGGTCTTCGACGAGGTTCGCCGGGAGTACCCGGAAATTTCCGCCAGCCACGTCTACATCGATGCCCTGTGCCTGTACGTGATCCAGGACCCGAGCCAGTTCGACGTGATCGTGACCAACAACCTGTTCGGCGACATCGTCACGGACCTGGGGGCCGGGCTCCAGGGCGGGCTGGGCATGGCGGGGAGCGCCAACGTCCATCCAGCGGACCCGACGCGCGTGGCGCTGTTCGAGCCGGTGCACGGCTCGGCCCCGGACATCGCCGGCAAGAACCTCGCGAACCCCTTCGCCGCGCTGCTCACGGTCGGAATGCTGCTCTCCCACCTGGGCTGGCCGGAGGAAGAAACTCGCATCGAAGCCGCCGTTTCCGCCGCCCTGGAGGCGAATCAGTGCACCCCGGACGTGGGCGGCGAGCTGCGCACCGGAGAAGCAGGGGCTGCGGTGCGGCGACTGCTCGCCGAGCTGTAG
- a CDS encoding DUF4388 domain-containing protein has product MSRSLVLVDSDLDALGALASDLRARGLVVTVADGLDGALERVHSSAPDALVVADALAAKLSDADLGGVPYFVLAQEGQVASGDRTLNRDADAIARRLLALPPKRASVAAERGDFRGDLRQVSVVDLFQLLGMNRRTGLLSFSTPSGVGEVRLIDGEIADAAYRRLEGEKAVVRLLGETEGTFAFGTTAPTSMRRIQAPMSSLVMEGLRQVDEVKRRRADVCNEHDALMASEEPGEDAADADLRVLSALATPRTLSELLDDVPLPDLDVLETTQKLMARGAVRRITRGAERATLADPEHAAVLGAIVARLGRPGFPGVRVVVAAPLPELTPVMHALRRLAEAGTPTETVPAAPVPHVLATLRVGESAELELVGLPLLEAYAPLWALTLAGAAVLIRLDSAPNKVLDHACDAAEVPIYDAAVGGSPDPADPTQMAQVIRMALESVSGRK; this is encoded by the coding sequence ATGTCCCGCTCGCTGGTGCTGGTCGATTCGGATCTGGACGCCCTCGGCGCGCTGGCGTCGGATCTTCGCGCCCGCGGTCTGGTCGTCACCGTGGCGGACGGACTCGACGGCGCGCTCGAGCGAGTGCACAGCTCCGCCCCCGACGCCTTGGTCGTCGCCGATGCCTTGGCGGCCAAGCTGAGCGACGCGGACCTGGGCGGTGTGCCCTACTTCGTGTTGGCCCAAGAAGGCCAGGTGGCGAGCGGCGATCGCACCCTCAATCGCGACGCCGACGCCATCGCTCGAAGGCTCTTGGCGCTGCCCCCCAAGCGCGCCTCGGTGGCGGCGGAACGCGGGGATTTTCGCGGTGATCTGCGGCAGGTGAGCGTGGTGGATCTGTTCCAGCTGCTGGGCATGAACCGCCGCACGGGGCTCTTGTCCTTCTCCACCCCGAGCGGCGTGGGGGAGGTGCGTCTGATCGATGGCGAGATCGCCGATGCCGCCTACCGAAGGCTAGAAGGCGAGAAAGCCGTGGTGCGGCTGCTGGGCGAGACCGAGGGCACCTTCGCCTTCGGCACCACCGCCCCCACGTCCATGCGTCGCATCCAAGCCCCCATGAGCAGCCTGGTGATGGAGGGGCTCCGTCAGGTGGACGAGGTCAAGCGCCGGCGCGCGGACGTGTGCAATGAGCACGACGCGTTGATGGCCAGCGAGGAGCCCGGCGAAGACGCCGCCGACGCCGACTTGCGGGTGCTCAGCGCGTTGGCCACGCCGCGGACCTTGAGCGAGCTGCTGGACGACGTTCCGCTTCCGGATCTCGACGTGCTCGAGACGACGCAGAAGCTCATGGCGCGCGGCGCGGTGCGACGCATCACCCGCGGTGCCGAGCGCGCGACCCTCGCGGATCCGGAGCACGCGGCGGTGCTGGGCGCCATCGTCGCGCGCCTCGGGCGGCCCGGCTTCCCCGGTGTGCGCGTGGTGGTCGCGGCACCGCTGCCGGAGCTCACCCCGGTGATGCACGCGCTCCGCCGGCTGGCGGAGGCAGGTACCCCCACGGAGACGGTTCCCGCCGCCCCGGTGCCCCACGTGCTCGCGACGCTACGCGTCGGAGAGAGCGCCGAGCTGGAGCTGGTGGGCTTGCCCCTGCTCGAGGCCTATGCCCCCCTGTGGGCCCTGACGCTCGCTGGGGCCGCGGTGCTGATCCGGCTGGATTCCGCGCCCAACAAGGTGCTGGACCACGCCTGCGATGCAGCCGAGGTTCCAATCTACGACGCCGCCGTGGGCGGCTCTCCGGACCCGGCGGATCCCACCCAGATGGCGCAAGTCATCCGCATGGCGTTGGAGTCGGTCTCCGGTCGCAAATGA
- a CDS encoding diguanylate cyclase → MTDSRNDEVAPLQVLAILEDGEAKAAIQRAAQVTADVVSFSGTLEDGLDHAQAELPDVVFLEVTLSEAAGVALVHHLKAIDPRLRIYVLVPSERLELGAQAMSLGAAGIVMMPPSGDELLSALSDTRGRVGADAVRARLERESSRAQMQRSVASALSRLGASETRREVADRITEVLLEHTGADNVAVYVPAGERSRDLLRLAHRGMSEPPAMGDEMALHRFAAEHGLLTQKLEIGNETTGILVLGGLECYGRTRGELLELVSGQSAAALALIAAREQAQRGAMKDPGSSAYTFAYFVDVAGREIDKARRHGRRFALLTLTLEDEAAPEAFSVELAERVLATVRATDVLARVDDREFYLLLPETGGLGVHTLRRRLQSRLAGVRGGRRGEGEPLKTSIGTAVYPHDGSALSSLLRTAKRRAEASSTSLVHSLNAGPRPLDEVLEALFWCVAEKGEAVDADRLRTIELPLMDLVGLASAALSEAVRGGAARVVASQGPGLGVGAAVRSAPGADRGEVEITVTEASSLSGGRDIEALAIVAEHGTYALLGRRERGVVRAVHAADPLLTDLVLDLVTNKRNGSNA, encoded by the coding sequence GTGACGGATTCCCGCAACGACGAAGTCGCCCCGTTGCAGGTGCTCGCCATCCTGGAGGACGGCGAGGCCAAGGCCGCCATCCAACGCGCGGCGCAGGTGACGGCGGACGTGGTGAGCTTCTCCGGCACGCTGGAGGACGGCCTCGACCACGCACAAGCGGAGCTCCCGGACGTGGTGTTCCTGGAGGTCACCCTCAGCGAAGCCGCCGGCGTCGCGCTCGTCCACCACCTCAAGGCAATCGATCCGAGACTGCGCATCTACGTGTTGGTGCCTTCGGAGCGCTTGGAGCTCGGGGCTCAGGCGATGTCCCTGGGGGCAGCGGGCATCGTGATGATGCCGCCCTCGGGGGACGAGCTGCTCTCGGCCCTGAGCGACACCCGCGGCCGCGTGGGGGCCGACGCCGTTCGCGCCCGTCTCGAGCGCGAGAGCAGCCGCGCCCAGATGCAGCGCAGCGTGGCTTCGGCGCTCTCGCGGCTGGGCGCATCGGAGACTCGCCGGGAGGTCGCTGATCGCATCACGGAGGTGCTGCTCGAGCACACCGGCGCGGACAACGTGGCGGTCTACGTGCCGGCCGGGGAGCGCTCGCGGGATCTGCTGCGCCTCGCCCACCGCGGAATGAGCGAGCCGCCGGCCATGGGCGACGAGATGGCGCTGCATCGCTTCGCCGCGGAGCACGGGCTGCTCACCCAGAAGCTCGAGATCGGCAACGAGACCACGGGCATCTTGGTGCTCGGCGGTCTCGAGTGTTACGGCCGCACCCGGGGAGAGCTGCTGGAGCTGGTGAGCGGACAATCCGCCGCCGCGCTCGCGCTGATCGCGGCCCGGGAGCAGGCGCAGCGCGGGGCCATGAAGGATCCGGGCTCGAGCGCCTACACCTTCGCGTACTTCGTGGACGTGGCGGGCCGCGAGATCGACAAGGCGCGGCGTCACGGCCGGCGCTTCGCGCTGCTCACCCTCACCCTCGAAGACGAAGCCGCGCCGGAGGCCTTCAGCGTGGAGCTCGCCGAGCGCGTGCTCGCCACGGTGCGCGCGACGGACGTCCTCGCGCGTGTGGACGACCGCGAGTTCTACCTGCTGCTGCCGGAGACCGGCGGCCTCGGAGTGCACACCTTGCGGCGCCGGCTGCAGTCGCGGCTGGCGGGAGTTCGCGGTGGGCGCCGCGGTGAGGGCGAGCCCCTCAAGACGTCCATCGGCACCGCCGTGTATCCCCACGACGGCAGCGCGCTGTCGTCCTTGCTGCGCACCGCCAAGCGCCGCGCGGAAGCGTCGAGCACTTCCTTGGTGCACAGCTTGAACGCGGGGCCTCGACCTCTCGACGAAGTCCTCGAAGCCTTATTTTGGTGCGTCGCGGAAAAGGGCGAGGCGGTCGACGCCGATCGTCTCAGGACCATCGAGCTGCCCTTGATGGATCTGGTAGGGCTCGCCTCCGCCGCTCTGTCGGAAGCCGTCCGCGGCGGGGCCGCGCGCGTCGTGGCCAGCCAAGGGCCCGGCCTCGGCGTGGGCGCTGCAGTGCGCTCGGCGCCGGGGGCGGATCGCGGCGAGGTCGAGATCACCGTCACGGAAGCCTCGAGCTTGTCCGGCGGGCGCGACATCGAAGCGCTGGCCATCGTGGCGGAGCACGGAACCTACGCGCTGCTCGGTCGCCGCGAGCGGGGCGTGGTGCGGGCGGTGCACGCCGCGGATCCGCTGCTCACGGATCTGGTCTTGGATCTGGTCACCAACAAACGAAACGGGAGCAACGCCTGA
- the dapF gene encoding diaminopimelate epimerase — protein sequence MMLEFDKYEGLGNDFIVVDAKDDAAVTPEQARKLCDRHFGIGADGVLLVTPPRSAEGRASMVVINADGSRPEMCGNGLRCVALHLALQDDAVGISYVVDTDAGPLSCEVERDGDAAMVRTSMGRGRPQGEHSAEHASTRLDLALVSMGNPHAIVFDSHLDSAAVDACAPEISAAFPEGCNIEFAETRGPRAFDLVVWERGVGRTLACGTGAAATVVAAARAGRVPYGEPVEVHLPGGPLSVTVAPETLEVVLRGPARRVFRGRVDKE from the coding sequence ATGATGCTGGAGTTCGACAAGTACGAGGGGCTCGGCAACGACTTCATCGTCGTGGACGCCAAGGACGACGCTGCGGTGACGCCGGAGCAAGCGCGGAAGCTCTGCGACCGTCACTTCGGCATCGGCGCCGACGGCGTGCTGTTGGTCACGCCGCCGCGCTCCGCAGAGGGCCGCGCGAGCATGGTGGTGATCAACGCCGATGGCTCGCGGCCGGAGATGTGCGGCAATGGCTTGCGCTGCGTCGCGCTGCACCTGGCTCTGCAGGATGATGCGGTGGGCATCAGCTACGTGGTGGACACCGACGCGGGTCCCCTCAGCTGCGAGGTGGAGCGCGACGGCGACGCCGCCATGGTGCGAACCAGCATGGGGCGGGGACGTCCTCAGGGCGAGCACAGCGCCGAGCACGCCAGCACGCGCCTCGACCTCGCGCTGGTGTCGATGGGCAATCCGCACGCCATCGTGTTCGACAGCCACCTCGACAGCGCCGCCGTGGATGCCTGCGCTCCGGAAATTTCCGCTGCATTTCCCGAAGGTTGCAATATCGAGTTCGCGGAAACTCGGGGGCCGCGGGCGTTCGATCTGGTGGTCTGGGAGCGCGGTGTGGGGCGCACCCTTGCCTGCGGAACCGGCGCCGCGGCTACCGTAGTAGCGGCGGCTCGGGCCGGACGGGTTCCGTATGGGGAGCCGGTTGAAGTTCACTTGCCCGGCGGGCCGCTCAGTGTGACCGTGGCACCGGAGACGCTCGAAGTCGTGCTGCGGGGGCCAGCGCGGCGAGTGTTCCGAGGCCGGGTGGACAAAGAGTGA
- a CDS encoding YggU family protein, whose translation MAVEATGEGVRLRVWVKPRASRTRITGVRQGALEVAIGAPPVDGEANGELVRFLAKLLGVPRSSIALASGAASRQKTIAIAGIDDATLRRALVK comes from the coding sequence CTGGCCGTGGAAGCAACCGGGGAAGGGGTGCGCCTTCGGGTGTGGGTGAAGCCTCGCGCCAGCCGGACGCGCATCACCGGCGTGCGGCAAGGCGCGCTGGAGGTGGCCATCGGCGCGCCTCCGGTGGACGGCGAGGCCAACGGCGAGCTAGTGCGCTTCTTGGCGAAGCTCTTGGGCGTGCCACGGTCGTCCATCGCGCTGGCGTCCGGCGCCGCTTCACGGCAAAAGACGATCGCGATCGCGGGCATAGACGACGCGACCCTGCGACGCGCCCTGGTGAAATGA
- the aroB gene encoding 3-dehydroquinate synthase: MHRPLLLGGFMRVGKSTVGPRVAERAGVPFVDLDAGIVEAAGRSIREIFEADGEGAFRALERDRLEAELSDPTPRVIALGGGALLTRELRLRALERAVVITLEAPLAVLRARAPGDATRPLFDERAAQLLEQRAVVYAEAHARVDATRSVAQVADDVLDVWQRDPVCVAAGLSSYAVDVDVDIAVDRAAAAMQTSTGVLVVSDVNVAPLHAAPILAALTAAGHSLQSVVLPAGEEHKTIAGAERVWRAAHDMGLDRKGRMLALGGGVVSDIAGFAASTWLRGVSWAGLPSTLLAMVDASVGGKTAVDFGIAKNAVGAFWQPTGVACDVALLQTEPERGYRSALSEVVKTALIGDPALLTLLETRRDAILARDPATLVELVRRCVVVKAGVVSRDEREAGLRATLNLGHTFGHALEAYTGYRRYTHGEAISLGLMVALGMGERLGATPASLSLRIREVLAAFGLPVDRGTAPLVDAADLAVHDKKRAGTTLRLVLAHDVGDVRTRDVPVADVIDLARSLL; this comes from the coding sequence ATGCATCGCCCTCTACTGCTCGGCGGCTTCATGCGCGTGGGCAAGTCGACCGTCGGCCCCCGGGTCGCCGAGCGAGCCGGCGTGCCGTTCGTGGATCTCGACGCAGGCATCGTCGAAGCGGCCGGGCGCAGCATTCGCGAGATCTTCGAGGCCGACGGCGAAGGGGCGTTTCGCGCCCTGGAGCGCGATCGCCTCGAGGCCGAGCTCTCGGATCCGACGCCGCGCGTGATCGCGCTCGGGGGCGGCGCCCTGCTGACCCGGGAGCTCCGGCTGCGGGCGCTGGAGCGCGCCGTGGTGATCACCTTGGAAGCTCCGCTCGCGGTGCTCCGGGCGCGCGCGCCGGGCGACGCCACGCGGCCGCTCTTCGACGAGCGCGCAGCACAGCTCCTCGAGCAGCGCGCCGTGGTCTACGCCGAGGCCCACGCTCGCGTGGACGCGACCCGGAGCGTGGCGCAGGTCGCGGACGACGTGCTCGACGTCTGGCAGCGCGATCCCGTGTGTGTCGCCGCGGGCCTCTCGAGCTACGCCGTGGATGTCGATGTCGACATTGCCGTCGATCGTGCCGCGGCGGCGATGCAGACCTCGACGGGCGTGCTGGTCGTGAGTGACGTGAACGTCGCTCCGCTGCACGCCGCGCCGATCTTGGCGGCGCTCACCGCCGCGGGCCATTCCTTGCAGAGTGTGGTGCTCCCCGCCGGCGAGGAGCACAAGACCATCGCCGGAGCCGAGCGAGTGTGGCGCGCGGCGCACGACATGGGGTTGGATCGCAAGGGGCGCATGCTCGCCCTCGGTGGTGGCGTGGTCTCCGACATCGCTGGCTTCGCGGCCTCCACCTGGTTGCGCGGTGTCTCGTGGGCAGGGCTCCCCTCCACGCTGCTCGCGATGGTAGACGCTTCCGTTGGCGGCAAGACCGCCGTCGATTTCGGCATCGCCAAGAACGCCGTCGGCGCGTTCTGGCAACCCACCGGCGTCGCCTGCGACGTCGCCCTGCTGCAGACGGAGCCGGAGCGCGGCTATCGCAGCGCACTCTCGGAGGTGGTGAAGACCGCGCTCATCGGAGACCCCGCGCTGCTCACGCTGCTCGAGACACGCCGCGACGCCATCCTCGCTCGCGATCCCGCCACCCTCGTCGAGCTCGTCCGTCGCTGCGTGGTGGTGAAGGCCGGCGTGGTGAGCCGCGACGAACGCGAGGCCGGGCTGCGCGCCACGCTCAATCTCGGCCACACCTTCGGCCACGCCCTCGAGGCCTACACCGGCTATCGCCGGTACACCCACGGTGAAGCCATCAGCCTCGGCCTGATGGTCGCCCTCGGCATGGGCGAACGTCTGGGCGCGACCCCTGCATCGCTGTCCCTGCGCATCCGTGAGGTGCTCGCCGCTTTCGGTTTGCCGGTAGACCGCGGAACCGCTCCTCTCGTCGATGCCGCGGACCTCGCAGTGCACGACAAGAAGCGCGCGGGCACGACCCTGCGCCTCGTCCTTGCCCACGATGTGGGAGACGTGCGCACCCGTGACGTCCCGGTCGCGGACGTGATCGATCTCGCGCGCTCGCTTTTATAA